In one Chroicocephalus ridibundus chromosome Z, bChrRid1.1, whole genome shotgun sequence genomic region, the following are encoded:
- the ALDOB gene encoding fructose-bisphosphate aldolase B codes for MTHQFPALSPEQKKALSDIAQRIVASGKGILAADESVGTMGNRLQRINVENTEENRRAFREILFSSDASINQSIGGVILFHETLYQKDSNGKPFPALIKEKGIVVGIKLDKGTAPLAGTNGETTIQGLDGLAERCAQYKKDGADFGKWRAVLKITSTTPSQLAIQENANTLARYASICQQNGLVPIVEPEILPDGDHDLQRCQYVTEKVLAAVYKALNDHHVYLEGTLLKPNMVMAGHSCPKKYTAQDVAIATVTTLLRTVPAAVPGICFLSGGQSEEEASVNLNAMNQLSLPKPWKLTFSYGRALQASALAAWVGKNENKKAAQEAFRKRAQINGLACRGQYVVAGKTDTAATQSLFTASYTY; via the exons ATGACCCACCAATTCCCAGCGCTGTCTccagagcagaagaaagctctTTCAGACATCGCTCAGCGTATTGTGGCTTCAGGAAAGGGGATCTTAGCTGCAGATGAATCAGTGG GTACCATGGGGAACCGGCTGCAGAGGATCAATGTAGAGAACACGGAGGAGAATCGCCGGGCTTTTCGAGAGATCCTCTTCTCTTCAGATGCTTCCATCAACCAGAGCATTGGGGGAGTGATCCTCTTCCATGAGACACTCTATCAGAAAGACAGCAATGGAAAGCCATTTCCAGCTCTCATCAAAGAAAAAGGCATTGTGGTGGGAATAAAG CTGGATAAGGGCACAGCCCCCCTAGCAGGAACAAATGGAGAAACCACCATCCAAG GGCTGGACGGACTAgctgagcgctgtgcccagtacaAAAAAGATGGTGCTGACTTTGGCAAGTGGCGTGCAGTGCTGAAGATCACCAGCACAACACCCTCTCAACTCGCCATCCAAGAGAATGCCAATACATTGGCCCGCTATGCCAGCATCTGCCAGCAG aatggCTTAGTGCCTATTGTGGAGCCAGAAATCTTGCCTGATGGAGACCATGATCTCCAGCGCTGTCAGTATGTCACAGAAAAG GTTCTGGCTGCTGTCTACAAGGCCTTGAATGATCATCATGTGTACCTTGAAGGGACACTGCTGAAACCCAACATGGTGATGGCTGGGCATTCCTGCCCCAAGAAGTACACCGCTCAGGATGTAGCCATAGCAACTGTCACTACTCTTCTCCGCACCgttcctgctgctgttcctg GAATCTGCTTCCTGTCTGGAGGTCAGAGTGAAGAGGAGGCATCTGTCAACCTGAACGCCATGAATCAGTTGTCTCTACCTAAGCCTTGGAAACTGACCTTTTCATATGGGAGAGCCCTGCAAGCCTCTGCCCTGGCAGCATGGGTGGGCAAAAACGAGAACAAGAAGGCTGCACAGGAGGCCTTCCGCAAGCGGGCACAG aTTAACGGTTTGGCTTGCAGAGGACAGTATGTCGTGGCTGGGAAGACTGACACAGCTGCCACGCAGTCACTTTTCACTGCCAGCTACACCTACTGA
- the MRPL50 gene encoding large ribosomal subunit protein mL50 gives MAAVVGLRVAAWRLGVGVPARRAFWGGLRKEEKEVEVDKVIPQEKSEPSLICPPPRSRSYLPPEDIQCCIESHVKEVFGPSLPDKWQQTPLKENRLKYRLLAQLAAELGHAVPNSQLHLMRSAEDVLNFYSTPVKDASKFDELCAAELPPNLKITWQQ, from the exons ATGGCGGCGGTGGTTGGGCTGCGGGTGGCGGCATGGCGGCTGGGTGTCGGCGTTCCGGCGCGCAGGGCGTTTTGGGGCGGCTTGAG gaaagaggaaaaagaagtagaAGTAGACAAAGTAATTCCTCAAGAGAAAAGTGAACCCAGCCTGATCTGTCCCCCACCACGCAGCAGGAGCTATCTTCCCCCAGAGGATATACAGTGCTGTATTGAGTCTCACGTCAAGGAGGTTTTTGGACCCTCACTTCCTGATAAATGGCAGCAGACACCCCTCAAAGAGAACAGGTTAAAGTATCGCCTCCTGGCTCAGCTGGCAGCAGAACTTGGTCACGCTGTCCCCAATTCACAGCTCCACCTGATGCGCAGTGCTGAGGATGTCTTGAATTTCTATAGCACTCCTGTGAAGGATGCGTCCAAGTTTGATGAACTGTGCGCTGCAGAGCTACCCCCAAACCTGAAGATCACCTGGCAGCAGTGA